Below is a window of Malus domestica chromosome 13, GDT2T_hap1 DNA.
TGGATTGGGTGGGTTGATGGGAGATCTGTGTTTGCAGTGGCTGATGCAGCCTGAGAAAAGACGTGGGAATTGGAGAGCACATCAAATGATAGGCGGTGTAAAGAATGAAACATACATAATCACTGATTAACATCCATTTGTGTTAAAAGTGGTTAAATTAAACATGCCTCGTATCCCTTGAGTGACTGATCAGCTGCCTCTTTTTTGTCCTGATCGGTCTTGAACTCAGAAAGGTACCGGTAATAGTCACCTTTCCTGTAACATGCACGTAACTATTGGTCACAAAAACATTATTAATTTCAAATACAGTATGATGAATGGGACTCACATCTTGTAGTAGAAAACAGTGGCCTCTCCAGAGTTGGAAGAGGGAATCAGGTGCTTGTCTATGATTGACAGAATGTCATTGCAAATCTTGGAGAGTTCCTCCTCCACCTTCACCCGGTAACCCTTGATCAGTTTCACATTGTGCTCATTCCCCTTAGACTCTTCCTTTTGCTCAATGGAAGACATGATGCGCCAAGAGGCCCGTCGAGCACCTATGACATTTTTGTATCCCACAGAAAGAAGATTCCTCTCCTCTACAGTCAGCTCAAGGTCAAGTTTCGCAACTTTCTTCATACACTCAACCATTTCTGCATCATCAAGTAAACATAACAATTCAGAGAGAAAACTATCTTGACATACAGATAGTGACTCATTTCCACTAGTTTCAACATTACGCATAAAAGTGTATACATTTGATTCTCCCtatattccaaaaaaaaagGACGAACAAATCCTAAACCGAAACAACAACCAATTAACCATCACTGTTTAGATATCCTTCACCCATTTAAAACCAAATCAAACTAGCCCACACAGCAAAACACACATTCAATTTCGACCAAAAACACGTGTCCGATTCATTTCCATTTTTCAATATTAATCCAAACAATATGTTCCATAATATTTAACAAAGTGATCAAAAATTGATCAAATCTAACAAATAGTACAAAATCATTCAGAATTTTATACaacaaattctctaaattcGATACAAATGCTGAAACATACACAATCTGATCAATGCCAGCTttgacacacacacatatatatatatatatatatatatatatataagtatatgCAAGTATTTATCTAAATAGCATAATCCATGAGATTTAATTCTCTCAAAGTTCAAACCAACACAATGATCAAATAACGGTCGAATAATAACAACTTTGAAATCCTCCAATGCAACAAAAAATGGAACAAAAACAAAGGCATTGCATCCGTAATTCCATACAAAATTCCGTAAGATCCAATACAATGCTGAAACACTCACAATCctacatatacatataattagAGTGAGGTGTGAGTGAGAGACCTTCGTAACGCTCGGCCTGCTCGGCGAGCTTGGCCATGTAAACCTGggactctctctccttctcggGCGACGACATCGTTTCGTTTCAGAGAGAGAATGATCGTTCGAAGATGATGATCAAAGCGAAGACGATGGTGAATGCAACTGactgaaataataataattataataataataataggatTAGGGGGTTGTTTGCTGTTAAACATCGAGCAACTTTCGGGGTGCCCCTGACCAGATCTGGACCGTCCGTTCGGAACGTTTGAAAGAGAGGAGGACACTCGCAGTAGGAACGCAATGAAATGAACGCCCTTGAATACTTGCCCTTCTCTCGGAGGGGCTTTTTCGGGATTTTCCACATCTACCAATGCCAGCATAAGCAATGGAGTTGTGACGTGAGGGATCTTGTTTTCGGCTAAAGCCACGTAATGGCTCAACCGTAATTAGTTATTAAACTcgttatttataaaatttgaaattaagaGATATTTTACTTATAAGATTATCTTCAATTTTTGGGCTAAAAGTCAAAATTTTTAGCTCGGAAAATTTATCTTTTAGCTCAGAAACAACTTTTCTGCTACAACCCTTCTAGCCTAAAATTTAACTcgggattattaaagaatgaacttaggctaatttttttcttaaattaactttaaaaaaataaattatgtagattatcgtaaattaattttatgaacattttaatttaaaaatatttaaattccgataactattgaaaaatcactaaatctttcCACAAAGCCCTATGCAAAAAATACATTAaaacaattagttgcaaaataatattatgtacataacaaataaaatattaagaaaaaaacTCACAACTTATATGGCGCTCCTTCCACTAGCCATGCCAACCATGGCTTTCTccaagcttcatttccataaaGTGCATGATTTGTCGATAGTCTTCCACAGATCGTAAACACCACCACCAAGAACTATAgcagaccgtaatactaatACCACCAAGAGTCTAAGTGAGTTATAgcagaccgtaatactaatAACAATGTTggtatttgattttttattgcaCGGAATATTTACACCATGGGGGGTG
It encodes the following:
- the LOC103414282 gene encoding 14-3-3-like protein GF14 iota: MSSPEKERESQVYMAKLAEQAERYEEMVECMKKVAKLDLELTVEERNLLSVGYKNVIGARRASWRIMSSIEQKEESKGNEHNVKLIKGYRVKVEEELSKICNDILSIIDKHLIPSSNSGEATVFYYKMKGDYYRYLSEFKTDQDKKEAADQSLKGYEAASATANTDLPSTHPIHLGLALNFSVFYYEIMNSPERACHLAKQAFDEAIAELDTLSEESYKDSTLIMQLLRDNLTLWTSDLPEDGGDDNFKGEESKHAAESATDK